gaaaactgaaatatatttgaggtttgctttcgtaacgccatcagtattcaagataaagggtgTTGAGgcaaaaattatacacattttttacaattttgccacagctactggcaacattgtattgaaattttatatgaatatgttttggaacCTGATACATTCAATGAATtggtttttatgtctgactcatAGAggattagatttattaagcaaaattgtaagtgaacttaaacattattatttaattttacatcaTAAAGGTACTCCTAATATTTTCGATACTATGTACtgttttcagaatattttgatttgaaaattatgaagtaataaccaaTGATGGtctaaagtattgataaagtgattgattgttattattattaattacaaaGCATTATGTAAATGAGACCCCATCGATAAAGCAAATACACTTAAAAATATTGGAACCGAGagctttcgtttcttgtaatgTTGCACAAAAATTTAGTCTAATCATTATAGATTCTTGTTACTCAAAATCAAATAAGTATGGgcactgagctattggaggccttagtatgaaacaaaaaacaaactgttgtttgtttcatactaaggccccAAATAGCTGAGTactcataattatttaaatttgaattttacacaGCAATAGCATGTCCTATGTTTGCCATAGAAAACGGTCATTCATTGATTGTTATCAAgttgaatcaataataattacatttctgaaaccttgctatttattacaattagatattgttaatcaaaatgtactcaaattttgaatacactgaCATGTTATTAACTTTAGGCCAGTGTTTAAGAAACTCTAGTGCAGAGGTTACTCAttatgcagaaaagtttcctcaaagaaacttaccaagttgatgctacagaggtaaattcacctcaagaattgaaagGCACAATCACTTTAATGACCTCATAACCGATTCACAACCatttagaagattaatggatGGAATGTATTTGTGAAACCTTCTCTAATTGCTTCAtacttttcaaatcaaaatattccgaaaatttttgCTTAAGCTGtgacaaaatcgtaaaaaatgtgtaattttttactgaacaaaccccaaatatttttcggttttatacctatcctagagacggaagcacctttttttgaaataccccGTATTATTGTATTAGTTCCAATCAGCCTGGATacctaaaatgaaaatttactaaaaGTGCTGCTTTTTGTTCTTGGAAAATTCTATTTAGGATGTTATTAGATATATAAAAGGAATTCGATTGTGTATACCATCAACTATTGCCTGAAAAGATGGAAATACAAATGGTTCAAATTATAGTTAAACAACTATCACCAAAGAAGGTCTCTTGAAGTAAATTTATGAATACACTTAACATAACCTTAATGAATTAgtgttaaaattattcaaattatgaacaaataaaTGTATGTTAACAATcatatgataataaatattttatttcaattagttaTTTAATTGATATGCTAACCTGGAATAAATTTTAGATTTCCTATGCCATCAAAACTATCTTCTTGGTCATAGACATGATTACTAGTATCTTCTTTACAATTTATACTAGATGTGTCCAAAGTTTTATTTGTAGAGTCAAACTTTATATAAGAATGGTCATGATCTACACTCACTGTTATGGGTTTTCCCCTGCTTACTACATCTCCAAAGCATGGTTTTAAgtctaaaatatgaaaaaatgtgaaacaaTATTCTACTGTACATCATTTTATTAATGATCTCAGAAAGAAGATTTGCTGATTTATGTACCATTACCTCAACAAATTGAAGGAAATAAATTTactgtaaaattaaaaaaaaaaaaaaaaaaacaaaacaaacatgGGAAGAAAGATCTTAAGCAGTCATTTTACTTACATGAAGTACGTCTTTAATggtctaatatttatttaattactatGAATAGCAGAACGagtttttaatatgattttcctattcaaaattatatttaccatCATCCAAgacaatatgaatattttcaattgtactATCATTATTGTCCTCAATTTCTTCAATTACATcctcattatttttcaagtgCTCTTCTATCTCGATGCATTTGTCAATAAACtccacaaaattttttaatgtttgaaaaCATATAACACAAATCCTATCGCTATCAGATAAAGAATTttcctaaaatcaaaaattttattaattaaaaacaagcAAAAGTCCACTATATTTCTAACCATTTGAGGGACATATTGAAGTAGAAcatcttttatagttttttttggaaaatatttttctaaaatttccaaAGATTCATCGACGTCGGCGATGGATAGGCAAGTTCTGCACGTATACCTCTCCATGCtaagaaattcaaaattattcacagCACCATAAAACTCATCAACTCAAAATTGTACACAGTTCGTATAGTCTTGTGAAAGATCACGAAAATCAAATATCTCTGAAAATTCCAGTTTCTGTCTCACAGAAAGCGCAATCACTTTTTAGCACGGATCAACATGTCCGACCATTATGTCACAGTACAGTACGTAtcaattcttctttttaaacaaatgtcctcaaactttatttttcagtaGCTCCCACAAGTATTGGTTTGGACGTGAAATACTTGCAGCACGTCAACAttgattgaatataaaaatagtattgggtgtatttaaaaaattcagttttaaatttACATTCGATGGGATATATTAATTGTCAACAATGGAGGATACTCACTTAACGCATactttattttcgttaaaaatgaaaagaagaTCTTTCATGTCATCGTTGTCAGTGTCAAATACACGtggaaattgtttaaaaatcagTTTATACTTGCATTGAATAAAAAGAACTCAGATATAAACAGAATGGgtaaagtaaaacaaaaaggAAACCAACCCTTAAAACACGTACCTTTAGAACAAGACATTCAGAATACAAAGATAGCCAAAAGtaaaaatagatcaaaaattCGTCTAAGGAAAGATGAAGAGGAacaagtaagtattttataattgttttcgaATTAAGTGTGAGCAACGAATGTTTACGACCGGCcatttttatctgaaatttcagtTTGATCTCTAAATATAGTGATtaaagacatattttttttagtttgtggATACAAATTTATCTAGAAAAATTCTATCGGCAGCACGTTCACAACAAATGGAATTGGAAGATGACTCCTCTAATCAACCAAAGGTCAGATTTAGTAAAAATCTGGATACAATGGAAACAGATGATTCAGATAACGAAATTGATGACAGTATTGATACAACTTATTATGAAGATATAGAAATTAATGAAGAAGATGAGAGAGCCATTAATAATTTCATGAGTAAAAATCCTATACCTTGTAGAACATTGGCAGATATTATAACCGCAAAAATAACAGAAAAGCAAACGGAGATAGTTACTCAATTTAGTGATATTGGTTCTATGCAATTACAAGATCTTGATCCTAGAGTCAAACAGATGTATGAAGGAGTTAGAGATGTTCTTACTAAATACAGAAGTGGTAAACTTCCAAAAGCCTTTAAAATTATacctaaattgaaaaattgggaACAAATACTCTATATTACTGATCCATCAGTATGGTCAGCAGCAGCAATGTATCAAGCAACCAGAATTTTTGCATCTAATTTGAAAGATAATATGGCGCAGAGATTTTATAATTTAGTTCTACTTCCTAGAATCAGAGACGATTTAGCTGAATATAAGagactaaattttcatttatatgaaGCTTTAAGAAAATCCTTATTCAAACCAGGTGCTTTTATGAAAGGTATACTATTACCTTTATTGGAAAGTGGTAACTGTTCTTTAAGAGAGGCTATAATAATAGGATCAGTAGTTGCCAAAAATTCCATCCCAATATTACACTCATCTGCTGCCCTCTTGAAAATTGCAGAAATGGATTACACAGGAgcaaattctatatttttacgaatattttttgataaaaaatatgctttGCCTTACAGGGTTGTTGATGCATGTGTATTTCATTTTACAAGATTTCAAAGGGACAGCAGAGAATTACCAGTACTATGGCATCAGGCACTACTAACTTTTGTTCAAAGATATAAAGCTGATATATCTACAGAACAAAAGGAAGCATTATTagagttattgaaaaaacagaGCCATCACACTATTACTCAGGAGATAAGAAGAGAATTACAACATGCTAAATGTAGAGATGTAGAAAATGCTATATCTCAGATGGATTTTTACTAGTGTAACTATTTTATAACTAGTTCAAATtaagattaaaaatataattaaaacatactttccaatattattttatattcttaattttcCTAATCAGTTTGTGATCTTAAAAACAAATGACTTTGAGTGTATTGCTAAAGATTATCAAcgtaatacattatttttagaAAGTCTGTATATATCAGtgaacaagtttttatttaaacgaCGATAGAAGTTTTAAACTTCTTTGACAATCTTCAAGTACAAACCATGATCAATCTTGATTAGTAGTATTGATTAAGTTTAcatatgaatatatattgaaaaattcttagcctactattgaaccaaacaaaatttcaatgtcaaaatattttattacttaacatattctcctcttatttcgatacatttattacaaagaaCCTGCAatgtctctagacctttaaaaaaaaaggtttcttcttgctctgcaaaccagatctCCACAGCATTTATTACCTTCTTGTTGGGAGAAAATTTAGGACTTTATAAACTTTCTTTCAGTTGAGGAAACAGATGATAGTCAGAcgaagccaaatctggtgaataaggggagtgttctagtaattcaaaccctaaatcacgaatattttgcatggcaacatgagatttgtgtgcagggaaGTTGTCccacaaaaacaaaacacctttgaatAGGTTTCCGCAtcttttctcttaaattttttccagtagagtagtcagtaatgtcgaatagtaatctccagctattgctctacccttatccaaaaaatcaatcatgattactccatggcaatcccaaaaaactgaagcaagaacttttccagcagatttttgggcacgaaacttcttaggtctagAAGAACCAGAGtgtccatcgattgttgctttgtttctggatcgtagaaatgtacccaagtctcatccatagtaacaattcggtttaagaagtctacatcgttttcaaatcgagcacagatcaagtgctatgaagtgccgtgagatcaagGTTggtccaagagaaactagtattgTATGCAAAAAGACTTGCATTCAAatttgttgcagtggagtgatagCTGCTTAAGCtggagtagacattatttaggagggagaatatagcattATTtatgcatttgttacttaaaaacccaaattgatgggtatttaaatattttttggggatatttaaacagaaatgataaaaacctCGTTATGACTAATCTTTCTAtaatcttagataacgtggaaAGGAGTTGAAAGataatttttgatgttattaattgtactgcgaagcttgctaaaactacgggcgtgaagaagaaactgtgtaagcTAGAATTAGCATCAAggagatatgaaagcggatcatgagaaggagttatagaatttgataaatttttagctacattcaaaaagtgataattaAGGTTATTAGGTGAAATAGAGATTATGTTCGATGAAGAAGCCTCATTTCTCACATCATTCAGAATGGACTAAGTTTTTTTAGAGACATTACGAGAATTGGAGTGtcttctattataataaatatctttggcagcttttattgtcttatgagaaattttctgtatagtttcacgtaattATTGAGGAAGACACTATCCaagaattgttaaaaataatacttttctggtttgtgtttaataatataggtattagtttttttactttctggcctactgttaagatatatgaaaaaaaaaaaaaaaaaaaaaaaaaaaaaaaaaaataaagaagtcagttagtgagaattatcgagaattattcattattaaggttaagatgatatattaataagatttgtattgtacatggagttgataaataaaaagtgtataagaagaaagagtataagttaattatttaaaaaaacaacaggttatgggcccaggtgattctgtggataattaaaatataaagaaaatggctaattcacaaataaaaaatatttataacatagaactattgaatggtgaaaattattactcatggaaatttagagtgaaaatattactagaagaaaaagatgtggcagaatggatagaaaaagaatttgtggAATCAGATTATACAgtggaaaaagacaaaaaggaaGCTATGAAAAAAGATAAGTTATGTAAGTCATTGATAATACAATGTTTGGATGATAAGCAATTAGAATTTGTAACGGAGAAAAATACAGCCTATGGTATGTGGCAagctttaggagatatttatgaaaaaaaaggattaccCGGGCAAATGATGCTAAGAAGaatgttaatgtcattaaaattaaaagagaatgaaGATTTGGAAGGTTATTTGACAGAATTTGATGATCTTGTTAGGAAGATAAGAGCTACAGGAGCTGTTATGAGTGATAAGGACATTGTATGTATGTTAATGATGCGGATGCCTCCAAGTTTTGAAACAGTTATAACAATATTAGAGAATATGGATCCTAAAGTGTTAACAATAGATTtcgttaaaagaaaatttagaagtgaaatagaaagaagaaaagcattaaaatctgaacaatcaacttatgaacaaaaatcagcagtatttaatactacaaatactagaaaaatagtGTGTTTCCGGTGTCATAAGGAAGGACATATGCAAAAAGACTGTAAAGAAAGTGTACCAGGGCAATCAAATTCAAGAGTTGTGCAAGGTGGTTTTACAAGAGGTAGTTTCAGAGGAAATTATAGAGGTGGTTATAGTAGAGGAGgttttcgaggatatgcaactCCAAGTAGAGGTTTCACTCGAGGTAGAAGTTATCATACAAACTACAGAAATCAGGGAAATCATGTAGAGGTGAACAAGAAACAAAGTTCCGAAGATCAGGAAGAGCAAGatggaatatgttttttgatgaatggtaATGAAAGTAAGATTGTAAGTAACGATAATATCTCATTCTATATAGATTCAGGCTGTACAGatcatttagtaaataataacaaatatttttatgaatatttagaattaaaaacaccAATTAACATAGCAGTagcaaagaataatgaatatttgagggcaataggtattggaaatattaaagttttgagtaaaataaatggaaagatcattgaatgcataataaaaaatgttttttacgttccaaatttaaggaagaatttattatcagtaaaaagattagaaatgtCTAATGTATCTGTAGTTTTTGAGGGTGGTCAGGttagtttatataatgaaaataaattgataggagTAGGATTTAGAAACAGGCtttatgagattatttttgagtataagatagaaaatcgatgttttatgattgaaaatgatgacaatgAATCAATGATGTGGCATAAAAGATTAGGGCATATGTGTAAtgcaaatttaaagttattagttgataaaagaatggtaaaaggtttggaaaatgtaaatgtaaataaaattgatttttgtgaagcCTGTGTAAAAGGTAAAATGACAAAACTTAGATTTGAAACAAGATCACATGCAAAAAGATTATTAGAGATTGTTCATACTGATGTTGTTGGACCAATAACGCCACTAAGTCACGATGggggtaaatattttgttacatttgtggatgatttttctaatttttgtacagTGTATATCATAAAAGGTAAAGATGAGGTGTTTAAGTGTTTTgaagaatatgtaaatatggtacaatcaaaatttaacataaaattggcAGTGCTAAGATGTGACAATGGAGGGGAGTATATTTCCaaagatataaaagatttatgtaaATCAAATGGAACTGTTTTAGATTATACAATACCATATACGCCACAGCAGAATGGTAAGGCTGAGAGGTTTAATAGAAGTTTGTTGGAAAAGGCAAGAACAATGATAGAAGAAGCCAACCTgccaaaaacattttggaatgaGAGCATTAGAGTAGctgcttatattttaaatcgtagccctagcaaacatttagaaaatgttacacCAGCAGAATTGTGGTATGGTAAAAaacctgatataaaaaatattaagatatttggATGTACAGCATATGctcatatacaaaaacaatttagagaaaagtttgatccagtttctgaaaaaatgatttttataggaTATACAAATACAGGTTACAGATTGTGgagtataaaaggaaaaaggGTGATAGTAGCACGAgatgttatatttaatgaaactgattttatttataaaataaaaaaagcaagtattgaaataaataatagagaacaaaacagtttagaagaagaacaaatagataaagaagaagaaaacgttgaaatagaaTCCGAAGAAGATGAGAGTAATGATGAAGCTCATaaaagaaagaataaaaaggaaagtcaaaattccagaaaaatataatgattatgaattatatatggcATTTGATGCAGTAtcatttgtagaaaaagtacCAGAGACAGTGGAGGAAATAGATAATAGAAGTGACAAAAATATGTGGATACAGGCTATGAAAAtggaaattgattcaattgagaaaaatgagacatggaatgaagtagagaaaccggaaaaagcagaaattttgacagctaaatggGTATTTGCTAAGAAACcattagaaacaataatggaAGACAGATACAAAGCGAGATTAGTTGTACGAGGATGTGGACAGAGAAATActtatgattatgatgatatatattcacctgtggcaaaaatgacaacaataagGACTCTTCTAACAGTGAGCAATCAAtatggatattatataaaacaacttgatgtgaaaacggcatttctaaatggagatttaaaagaagaaatatatgtttatgcACCAGAGAGGGTAAATTGTAAACCAGgatgtgttttaaaattgaataaagctcTTTATGGCTTAAAACAAGCTGCAAAATgctggaatataaaaataaatacatatttattaaatttaggttttacaagatcagaaactgattattgtctatatacaaaagttgatgaagataaacaaattatgtatttattactcTATGTGGATGATATCATATTAGCAgggcaaaaattaaataaaattgaaatttgtaaaaatgatttaatgagatgttttgatataaaagataaaggagatttaaagaattttctaggacttgaagtaaattatattaaagaagaaggaaTCTTGGAATTAAGTCAAAgaagatatttacttggaatattagaaagatttaattttgataattgcaaTCCCACAGCAACACCTATAGatccaaagtttaatatttttgaaaataaagatgatgaatGCACACTACCAGTAAGACAATTAATTGGATGTTTAATGTATCTGATGCTTGGAACAAGACCAGATATCAGTTactcagtaaattatttaagtagatttcaagataaaaataatagtttggtgtggacaggattaaaaagaattttaagatatttaaaaggaacagttgatatgcatttaaaatttgaaagaaaaaataatgaaagtttgtttGAGTGTTATGTGGATTCTGATTGGGGAAGTGAAGTGGTAGATAGAAAATCAGTGTcaggatatttaattaaattatttggtaatatagTG
The sequence above is drawn from the Diorhabda carinulata isolate Delta chromosome 6, icDioCari1.1, whole genome shotgun sequence genome and encodes:
- the LOC130894705 gene encoding bystin gives rise to the protein MGKVKQKGNQPLKHVPLEQDIQNTKIAKSKNRSKIRLRKDEEEQFVDTNLSRKILSAARSQQMELEDDSSNQPKVRFSKNLDTMETDDSDNEIDDSIDTTYYEDIEINEEDERAINNFMSKNPIPCRTLADIITAKITEKQTEIVTQFSDIGSMQLQDLDPRVKQMYEGVRDVLTKYRSGKLPKAFKIIPKLKNWEQILYITDPSVWSAAAMYQATRIFASNLKDNMAQRFYNLVLLPRIRDDLAEYKRLNFHLYEALRKSLFKPGAFMKGILLPLLESGNCSLREAIIIGSVVAKNSIPILHSSAALLKIAEMDYTGANSIFLRIFFDKKYALPYRVVDACVFHFTRFQRDSRELPVLWHQALLTFVQRYKADISTEQKEALLELLKKQSHHTITQEIRRELQHAKCRDVENAISQMDFY